A region from the Diorhabda sublineata isolate icDioSubl1.1 chromosome X, icDioSubl1.1, whole genome shotgun sequence genome encodes:
- the LOC130451305 gene encoding uncharacterized protein LOC130451305 yields the protein MHPARIFQNYPIATTEQPPEVTTKSRYDQGLEDYDEAAANAGQGRAMMDVVQDFVHDNHHDHEIIVDHPPTMKEETKQAVDSWSSYYEFIITEGSFKFWAAFQLFTALLLIYSSLAAAYYAKFNIITTDYDYYDDFFGRSNNAAQSTNLWSGLTSSTIQRIFDAISSKKYT from the exons ATGCATCCTGCTAGAATCTTTCAAAACTATCCCATAGCGACCACAGAGCAGCCCCCAGAAGTTACAACAAAATCACG CTATGATCAAGGTTTGGAAGACTATGATGAAGCAGCAGCCAATGCAGGGCAAGGTAGAGCAATGATGGATGTTGTTCAAGATTTTGTGCATGATAATCATCATGATCACGAAATCATTGTTGATCACCCTCCAACAATGAAAGAAGAAACTAAGCAAGCTGTGGACAGTTGGTCTAGTTactatgaatttattattactgAAGGATCTttcaaattttgggcagctttTCAG ttATTTACGGCGCTTTTACTAATTTATTCGTCACTTGCTGCTGCCTACTATGCAAAGTTCAACATAATTACCACAGACTATGACTATTACGATGATTTTTTCGGAAGATCGAACAATGCTGCACAATCAACTAATCTTTGGTCAGGTTTGACATCATCAACCATTCAAAGGATATTTGATGCgatatcttcaaaaaaatatacatag